The Diabrotica undecimpunctata isolate CICGRU chromosome 11, icDiaUnde3, whole genome shotgun sequence genome contains the following window.
TACAATTTTATTGCTTATTCATAACGACAGGTAAAACCTTTTCTTATAATTGCGATTTCATTATTTCATTAGTATACTGGTAAACATTTTAAATCTTTTCATTGTAAAATAAACTTCgagtattattaaaaaatatcttaTTATGTCTCTAaaagatttaaacaaaaaaagggGTATACTCAAATCACGATTGAcaatattcaaaaaatgtcttaATAAACAGATTGAAAAACAATCTGACAATTTAGTTATTGAGGTAGAAACCAGGTTAGCAGATATAGAGCCTGTTATAAATGAATTCGAAAAAATTCAATACGAAATAGAAAACATTTCGAAGAATGTTTCTGAGGAATTAGACAATAGGGAAaggaggttagtctttgtatgtgggtatattttattttataaaatatacccacatacaaagactaacctcttttgttatacgtggtatacagccagctgcaggaattattttccttgtggattttgttaaTAGGGAAAGCTTTTCAGATTTGTATTATTCGCTTGTATCACAAGCAGAAGCATTAATAAATTCGATTTCAAATAAGCATGAATGTAACAATCGTCCCGTAGAATCATTTTCTTTGAACTTAGGTAGCACTCATTTAACAAATGTAGAGCAAATTAATACAGTCCACTTCACTCTCAAATAAAGCTCCCAACTATTGAGTTACCTCATTTCAAAGGGTCATACGGGGGGTGGCTTGAGTATCATGATACCTATGATGGTCTAATTCATAAAAATCCTTCGACCAATTCAATTCAGAAGTTCCATTATCTTCGGGCATCTCTAGGTCAAGAAGCTGAACAGGTTATCAGCTCATTAGAGATTTCGGCCGCGAATTATGATATAGCATGGAACTTACTATGCGAAAGGTTTGCAAACACGCGTCTTTTGATCTACAATTATACAAAGGCCTTATTTGATTTGCAACCCATTCCAAAAGAATCTTCTACTCATCTTCGTCAACTAATTGACAATGTTTCGAAAAACTTGCGTTCGCTAGAATCTCTTCAGCAACCTGTCCATTCTTGGGACACTCTGTTAATATTCATGATAGCAAGCAAGTTAGATGCCCTCACTGCGAGGGAATGGGAATCATATAGATCCGGAAGTGATCTTCCTACCTTTGAAGATATGATCGCATTCTTGAAAGGCAAAGCTGATCTTCTAGAGCAGCTAGAAGTATCGAAAGTTACGTATAAATCGGACAGGCAGTCCAAATTCTCAAGGCAGTCGCAATCTTTTCTCTCGTTCAATAGAAAAGCATGTACGTTCTGCAAAGAAGATCATAAAATATATAACTGCGCTAAATTCTTGGGGGCTTCGACCCAAGAGCGAATCAAACACGCTAGGGATTcaaaactttgtacaaattgcCTTTATTCTGGCCATTTTAGCTCCAACTGCAAATATGGAGCGTGTAAAAAATGTAAGGCAAAACACCATAGTTTGTTGCATTTAGATAAACAATCCGTTCACACTACCGATAGTCTCTTTCAGCTCACTCGAATGTAGCTCAATCAATTTTGTCTACAGCTGTCGTTCAAATATTCGATAAAAACGGTAGGGTTCATCCATGTAGGGCTTTTCTTGATTGTGGCTCTCAATCAAATCTCATAACGAGAGAATTAGCTGATAAGCTAGCGCTATCAAGGTCCGAGGTAAATATCTCTATTGTAGGGATAGGTCATGCAGTCTCAAACATTCGATCTAAGTGCACAGCGAAGATTCAGTCAAGGCAGTCTTCGTTTTCTACATCTCTTTCATGTCTCGTAGTCAATAGTATCTGCGATATAATTCCAGCATATAGTTTCGACATTGGAAACTTAGATATTCCACGTCATTTAAGACTAGCAGATCCAGATTTTCATGTTGCTTCAAAAATCGACATTCTGATAGGTGTTGATACTTTCTGGAAAATCTTGTGTGTGGGACAATTCAGTTTAGGTCCTTCTGCTCCAGTCATGCAAAAAACAAGGTTCGGTTGGATAGTTTCCGGTCAGTTTAATGACAAGGGAATCAGTTTCATATTGCAACTTCAGTAGAAATGATTCAAGTTCTGACTTAAATGTTCAGTTACAAAAATTCTGGGAACTCGAAAAGTACACGGAACCTGTACTTTCCGAGGAAAACTTAATATGCGAAAAACACTTCTCCTCAACGGTGAAGAGAAATGACGAAGGTCGCTTTATCACCAATATACCTCTGAGGGGCTCCATTGCAAATATAGGTGATTCAAAGCGACAGGCATCAAAACGTTTTCTCAACTTGGAGAAAAAACTTCATAAAAATGACGTCCTAAAAAGGATGTATACCGAATTTATGGAAGAATACATACAACTTGGTCACATGTTCAAGGTTGATGATAGTCAACAGAGCTTTTCGTATTATCTTCCCCATCACGGGGTCTTAAAGGATGACAGTCTCACCACAAAGCTTCGTGTGGTGTTCGACGGTtcctttccatctttttctggtcTATCAATAAATGACATTCAAATTTCGGGTCCTACCATTCAGGACGATCTATTCTTAATTTTACTGCGTTTTCGACAATATGCATTTGTTGTTTCTGCtgatattacaaaaatgtatcGTCAGGTGCTCGTGGATCCTGAACAACGAGCACTTCAGCAAATTTTCTGGCGTTCTTCTCCTTCTGATACTCTGAGCACATATCAGCTAAATACGGTCACATATGGAACAGCTTCAGCTCCGTTTCAGGTCATTCGTTGCTTATTTCAGTTAGCATCCGAGAATAAAGATCTTCACCCTACTGCTTCCAAGATCATCAATATTTGCGAGATTTCTATGTTGATGATCTTCTGACAGGTGAAGATTGCACAGAGTCATTGTCAAATGTATGCAAGGATATCAACAATATCTTAAACAGCGGATGTCTTGAGTTGAGGAAGTGGGTATCGAATGATCCGGTAGTACTTAATAAAATTCAAAGTTCCAAGTGTCTATCAAATCCAAAATCATTCGGTGGAGAGGAAAAGGTAAAGGTACTTGGCCTAAATTAGATGTGTGATTCGGACACACTAACATATAAGGTAGCTGATTTACCTAATCCTAATAAGGTAACGAAGAGAATAATTCTTTCTCGTATTGCTCAGATCTATGATCCTCTTGGGCTGCTTAGCGCTTGCACAATTACGGCCAAGATTATAATGCAAATTCTTTGGCAAGAAAAGCAAGGCTGGGATGAATCTGTTCCTCAAATCATTTTTACGCAGTGGCAGCATTTTAAGAAGAAATTACTTAGATTAAATAATATCGAAATACCTAGGTACGTAAAATTAAAGGATTCGATCTCTTGTGAGCTACATGGTTTTTCTGATGCCAGCAACAAGGCATATGGTGCTGCAATCTATGTTAAGAGTGTTGATTCTGATGGACATGTTTTGGTTCGTCTGTTATGCGCAAAATCTAAGGTTGCACCCTTAAGGTGATTAGTATACCTCGTTTGGAATTGTGCGGCGCATTTTTACTTGCTCGTTTGTCTGAAAGGGTAATCAAGTCCTCAGATATCAATTTTGATAAAGTATTTCATTGGTCTGATTCTACTATCACTCTGGCATGGATACGCACACAGTCAAAACTATTAAAGACGTTTGTAGGAAATCGTGTCGCTGAGATTCAGAAAGGAAAAGTTGGCACCACGTAGTTTCGAAGGATAATCCTGCTGATCTTGCTTCTCGTGGAATTAGTCCCCTATTACTCATGTCTTCTGACTTATGGTGGCATGGACCTTCCTGGCTTAAATCAAATGATTATCCTACACAATTTTCTCTTCCAGATGACATTCCGGAGTTAAAGACTGCCGAGGTCATTACTTTGTCTGCCACATTAGACTTTTCATTAATAAAGCAATTCTCTAGTTTGATTAAGTTAAAGAGATGTACTGCTTACATTCTGAGATTCATTAATAATTGCAAAATATCCAAGTCTTCCCTTCATGAGAGAGCTTCAGGTGCTTTAACTTCTCAGGAGATTTCAACCGCTATGTTTTACCTAGTAAGGATAGTTCAGAATGAATGTTTCTCGGAAGAAATACGCAATTTGACAAAAAAGGGGCCTATAAGCCCAAAAGGCAAACTCATTTCGTTGCAACCATTTCTCGATTCAAATCGAATACTTTGTGTTGGTGGTAGATTAAAAAATTCATCGTATTCTTTTGAGAAAAGACATCCGATTTTGCTACCatctaataattattttactgaCTTAATTCTTTTAGACCTGCACGTTAAACTCTGTCATGCAGGTCCTCTTCTTCTTTTATCTACAATTCGAAATGAATTTTGGCCTATTCATGGTAAAAATTCAGCCAAGCGTATCGTCCATAAATGTATTAGGTGTTGTCGTGCAAGTCCACCTAAAAATCTGTCTCCAATTATGGGTGATTTACCGATGGATCGTGTTGACCCATCCCCTCCTTTTTATATCACAGGCGTAGATTACGCAGGTTATTTTTTAGTCAAGGATCGAAAGGGGCGTGGATGCAAACTTTTAAAGGCATATGTAGCCTTATTCGTGTGTTTCACAACTCGTGCTGTTCATTTAGAACTCGTATCTGATTTAACTACTCATTCATTTATAGCAGCCTTTAAGCGCTTTGTAAGCAGAAGAGGAAAGCCTCTTAAGATATACTCTGATAATGGAACTAACTTTCAGGGTGCTAATCGTGAACTAAAAGAGTTTTATGATTTTATTAAGACTAATAAGCGTGAGATTCAAGACCATTCAATAATTGAAAGTATTGAATGGCACTTCATACCTCCACAATCGCCGCACTTCGGTGGCCTTTGGGAGGCCGGCGTTAAGTCAATGAAATCGCATTTAAAACGCGTCGTCGGCAATGCTCACCTCACGTATGAGGAATTCTGTACAATACAGAAGTAGAATCTGTCCTTAATAGTCGTCCTATATCTGCCCTTTCATCAGACCCCAATGACCTTTGTCCTTTGACTCCGGCTCATTTTCTGATTGGAAGGCCTTTGACAGCCATTTCTGAACCTGATTTGATGTCAATAAACGAAAATAGATTGATCCACTTCCAGCGCCTTCAAAAAATGGTGCAGCACATTTGGTCAAGGTGGTCTAAGGAGTTCATAGGAGAGCTGCAGCAGCGGAAAAAATGGAAACAAGTTTCCAAAGACATTAATATTGGCACACTAGTTCTTATCAAGGAAAAGAACTTGCCTTCTCTAATTTGGCAGATGGGACGTGTAGTTGAGCTGCATCCAGGTCCAGACGGAGTTTCCAGGGTGGTGTCCATAAAGACGACGAGAGGTATCATTAAGAGAGCAGTATCTGTCATCTGCCCTCTACCATGCAGTAAATAGTGCTAAACTTTTGAACAATTTTGGTCATTTTTGAAATTGTTAAGTTGTTGTATTATTTTGAA
Protein-coding sequences here:
- the LOC140452773 gene encoding uncharacterized protein is translated as MSSDLWWHGPSWLKSNDYPTQFSLPDDIPELKTAEVITLSATLDFSLIKQFSSLIKLKRCTAYILRFINNCKISKSSLHERASGALTSQEISTAMFYLVRIVQNECFSEEIRNLTKKGPISPKGKLISLQPFLDSNRILCVGGRLKNSSYSFEKRHPILLPSNNYFTDLILLDLHVKLCHAGPLLLLSTIRNEFWPIHGKNSAKRIVHKCIRCCRASPPKNLSPIMGDLPMDRVDPSPPFYITGVDYAGYFLVKDRKGRGCKLLKAYVALFVCFTTRAVHLELVSDLTTHSFIAAFKRFVSRRGKPLKIYSDNGTNFQGANRELKEFYDFIKTNKREIQDHSIIESIEWHFIPPQSPHFGGLWEAGVKSMKSHLKRVVGNAHLTYEEFCTIQK